The Fusarium poae strain DAOMC 252244 chromosome 2, whole genome shotgun sequence nucleotide sequence CCGTTGTCGACACGGCTTCCGAGTCACCTGATACTATCGAGACTGTAACCAGCCTCGATGTCACTGAGCCAGCAAAGCCAATTCAAGATGAAACACGCGAAGACGATGGCTATCAAGTCGATGACGCCGAGTCGTCGGACGACGGAGACAACAGCGATGCCGAATCCAATTACAGCACCATCTCTGAAGACCCCGTTCGCTTTCGCACACGTCTAGAGTGGACATCCGATCTttctgacgatgatggtgagcCAGGTCCTTCGCGATCACCTTTTCGCTTCGACAACCCCAACAACGTGGGCTCAACTGTTCAAGCTACAGTTCAAGCGAAGCGCGCCAAGCGAAGGAGAGATGTTCGCAAGGAAATGGAGTGGAATGAGGGTCTGGCCTGTTTCGAGGCCCGGCGAAATGCATGGACCGGCGCACGAACTGTTCGTATCCGAGCCAAGCCTGTGACACCCCCTGCTGTGTCACCTCTATCTCCCCGTCGTTTCTTTTTCCGCCGCTCCATGTCGACATCTCCCCCCAGCTCCACAATTGCGTCCGCTCTACCGCCACAGGTTAGCGATGCTTCTGACGGTTCCTCACTTGCGAAGAGCGACGAGCTTCGCAATGCTCGATCCAAGGACACAACGCCATCAACACCTCCCGATAGCCGGAACTATCCTGTCGAGGTCCTTCTTCCCCTTGCGCCGCCTCTCTTGCCTCCTAATAACGCCCTACGCGCATCCATCACACCTTCTGTGTATCTCAGCCTCTATGATAAGGTCATTATTCATAGCCTTCAGCCCTCATGCCCTATCAATCTTTCGGATATGCTCCGAGCCTGCGTCACAGGCTGGAAGCGAGATGGCGAATGGCCACCCCGACCGACAATGCCCCCGCCTGCTCCcgctgccaagaagaagaagcctaAGAAAACCTCAACTCAATCAGAGAACGCAGGTAGTACTGTTCGACGCATGAGTTTTGGACTATTAGGTCGTGACAAGGACGATACAACAGGTGGTAAGGGCATTCGACGCAGCCTCGTACGGGCCCTCGGAATTGGAGAGACGGCCGACGGACCGAAATAAAGCTATCCCATCACGAATTCATGATTATGAACAAAATTTGAAGGAACACCATTACGATTGACGCAAGGCGCTTGTATATGGGCTCTCGCTTTCGCTTGGTATACCATGTATGGAGGATATAtgttttctgtttcttttggTCTAGCTACTTCCCTACTTGTGTCTTCATGATATAGCCATGAAGGGGCATGGAGTTTTTGGAGTGGGTTTCCCTTATTGGAGTTTCTTGTGATAAGCTGTGAGCAAGCACATTGATACCTGCCTGTTCTCAACAGCGATAATTACTTGCAACTGTGTATTTTCCAATTTAGCATTATCGAGATCGATGTATATCAGCATGTGACAATGAAAAGATCCTGGTGTCGTCGTGATGCAATAGACCTTGGTTGACGCCATGGCTACCGCTTACAGGCCCTGGATTAGGTTTGAGCCGCAAGTACATGACCAACTCAACAAAGTTCCAACGTCATCATGATTGAGATGTAAGACCCAACTCAACGGTTCGTTCCGCACGTATGCGAGGTACCGTGCCGATCGTTTATCCGCTAATGCAGTTCAATTGAGTCAATGCATGGTGTTTTGAGTTCGTATACTGCTTACGTTTTCTGCAGACCATATATCATATCACAACATTGCTCAAGCTACGCAAAGATGATTGCTGGGACAATTGTACTGAGATCGTTTGTTGAGTTGAACCTTATGGATAATATCTCCACGAAAAATATGCTAAATCCTATGACTCACATCGGCTTCGAGATCCCACGACTTTGAAGTTTAATACTGGCTTCTTGAGCGAGGGAGTCATAGTAGGTACAGTTCAAAGAAAATAGAAAGTTCATGGTAACGGACTTCAAGCATCGTGACCAAAATGAAATGTTTTGAAGAAAGCCCCGagctataaaaaaagatttgTATACTTTATAGCAGGCATTTCGGATATCAAACCTAATCACTTTCAAAAATTCCATTATACTCAGAAACCCATTAAAACCTAATCACTCAGGTTTAAAAATTTAGCAGTCGACGGAGTTCACATCATGTGCTATTCGTTTGTCTTGAACTATACTTGCTGTTTGACGTTTTGCACTCTGGACATGAGATTTGGAACATGGCATTCTTGAAATCGATGTCAGCGAAGGAGAGGATGAGAGCCATGCACGCAAATCACGAGTCTAGCCAAGATTATACCATTCAATACGAGCACATGAAAGCCAAGTATGTATTATCCAGTCTTTACTCCGAGTCGTGGGTGAGCAATGACGATAGGGGCTCATATTCAAGTCAGTAACCAAAGTCCCTTACAACTCGGAAGAAACGGCACTTTACCGATGTGCCAGTTCATCGCTAGCCTgatattaatagatatttCATTGTTCTATCATGAATTGATGTATCCTGGTTCCTTAATCCTCGAGTGACCGGGAGGTTGAAACATTTATTATACCTTGCAGTAATGTTGACAAGATACAAGGCTGACCCTGCGATACAGAATCAAATACATACGGTTTTTGAATCATCCAAGACTCAGAAACTCACTAGTCAGAATCGTGGTCCAGGTATCTGAACATTGAGATGCGACCCAGTCGCCTTGCGCATACAGGAATACCTACACTCAGCAACCTCACTTCCAACCTACTGACTACGAGTTCTTAGCATCTCAAAACAAGAACTTCTTTTGACTGAAAATAAATAATtgtattctttattttcgaATACTCGGTCTGTTATAGGAGGCTCATATCTGGGAGGTACAGGTTAGGCCGTCATTTCGGTTACCACAGCAGCTTTCTCTTGGACtagcaccaccaccaccaacgcGTCTATCTATCTGTATACATGTATGTATAGTTAGATGGTGCAAAAAGAATAACgagaaaaggcaaaagaaaTGCGTAATCTGGGAATCGAACCCAGGGCTCCCCGATGTCGCTTGAATGGCAACGGAGAATTTTACCACTAAACCAATTACGCTGGTTCTTGTTATTGAAATCTGATGGCTACTAAGATTACATCA carries:
- a CDS encoding hypothetical protein (BUSCO:44054at5125), with product MSPPMPPKQPGAGAGAGDPLPVVGSDRPQTPVDDGGVHPLLQVASVPPHSRSTAAAAATTATSPTSESVSLPLTSSTQSPTNTTQVASRASEAQAESSSAMIFSDIYKSPRSPIAKLRHNSVQLPTSLPDNTPDWYDDEHADLLSKDKAKQKEAVRRYLDAKIKNDWDFSWPSRVVDPPPVEGDVAVVDTASESPDTIETVTSLDVTEPAKPIQDETREDDGYQVDDAESSDDGDNSDAESNYSTISEDPVRFRTRLEWTSDLSDDDGEPGPSRSPFRFDNPNNVGSTVQATVQAKRAKRRRDVRKEMEWNEGLACFEARRNAWTGARTVRIRAKPVTPPAVSPLSPRRFFFRRSMSTSPPSSTIASALPPQVSDASDGSSLAKSDELRNARSKDTTPSTPPDSRNYPVEVLLPLAPPLLPPNNALRASITPSVYLSLYDKVIIHSLQPSCPINLSDMLRACVTGWKRDGEWPPRPTMPPPAPAAKKKKPKKTSTQSENAGSTVRRMSFGLLGRDKDDTTGGKGIRRSLVRALGIGETADGPK